Sequence from the Zeugodacus cucurbitae isolate PBARC_wt_2022May chromosome 5, idZeuCucr1.2, whole genome shotgun sequence genome:
taatgaaatgaagCGCTGCCTGTTTGTCAATGCGTCATCAGGCTTCATTTAGTTGTACGCAAATGTGTGCGGCGCGCTCTCCCGCTCATTTCACTCGTGGTGGTTAAGCGTAATGTGTGATATGGATATAAaaagttgttgtcattgttggtgCCTATGCAAAGTCCGGAAGTCATTACTAAAGTAGTTGAAgcgaaaaggaaattaagtaaGCTGGATTAGGAGAAGTTGTGTTTCAGTTTCTCAAAGATCTCAAAGTTTTAGATCtctgatatatgtatacagaagattagatatagatatagataagatatagatatagatatagatatagatatagatatagataagatatagatatagatatagatatagatatagatatagatatagatatagatatagatatagatatagatatagatatagatatagatatagatatagatatagatatagatatagatatagatatagatatagatatagatatagatatagatatagatatagatatagatatagatatagatatagatatagatatatatatagatatagatatagatatagatatagatatagatatagatatagatatagatatagatatagatatagatatagatatagatatagatatagatatagatatagatatagatatagatatagatatagatatagatatagatatagatatagatatagatatagatatagatatagatatagatatagatatagatatagatatagatatagatatagatatagatatagatatagatatagatatagatatagatatagatatagatatagatatagatatagatatagatatagatatagatatagatatagatatagatatagatatagatatagatatagatatagatatagatatagatataaacAGTCTTACGTAAAATATGCGTCGGCTAAAGCATTTTCCTACTGCCACTGCTACTCTAATAGTACAAAAATCAATTGTATTATTTTCTCGAACACTGAGGGTGTGAAtacattcattattattattttttgaatgtaTTCATTATTTACTAAATGGGTAACCAAGACTTTACGAGGAAATTCTATAATCACTACGAAACAGTGCTATGCTCTATACAAATCGTACACATATATTCcaaaatgtataatttatttacttataattgGTAATTTTGAACAGTCGACAGGTGGCTATTCAGTATAATTAATagaacatattatatttaaacaataaaacatatgtgtacatatgtacatataccatacatatatattcatacaagtaaatgtgaacagtttttgtatgaaaaaggtgtaaaaattatgcaaaaattattgaaatatatattttataagtatttcatataaaagtgtaatgaaaaattttatatttggttATACataccaaatataatataatatattatatatgtatatacgtaacgggtgatttttttgaggttaggattttcatgcattagtatttgacagatcacgtgggatttcagacatggtgtcaaagagaaagatgctcagtatgctttgacatttcatcatgaatagacttactaacgagcaacgcttgcaaatcattgaattttattaccaaaatcagtgttcggttcgaaatgtgtttatcgacaaattttgttcagcgatgaggctcatttctggttgaatggctacgtaaataagcaaaattgccgcatttggggtgaagagcaaccagaagccgttcaagaactgcccatgcatcccgaaaaatgcactgtttggtgtggtttgtacgctggtggaatcattggaccgtattttttcaaagatgctgttggacgcaacgttacggtgaatggcgatcgctatcgttcgatgctaacaaactttttgttgccaaaaatggaagaactgaacttggttgacatgtggtttcaacaagatggcgctacatgccacacagctcgcgattctatggccattttgagggaaaacttcggagaacaattcatctcaagaaatggacccgtaagttggccaccaagatcatgcgatttaacgcctttagactattttttgtggggctacgtcaagtctaaagtctacagaaataagccagcaactattccagctttggaagacaacatttccgaagaaattcgggctattccggccgaaatgctcgaaaaagttgcccaaaattggactttccgaatggaccacctaagacgcagccgcggtcaacatttaaatgaaattatcttcaaaaagtaaatgtcatgaaccaatctaacgtttcaaataaagaaccgatgagattttgcaaattttatgcgttttttttttttaaaaagttatcaagctcttaaaaaatcaccctttatatacgtATACTGCAATGAAGTTCTAAAGCTATAAGCAGTGGTACAGAACAATATCAAACCTTACCCCTTAGATAGTCATAACATATACtactacaaacagttatttaaatgtgcatttctgcttttgtttatatttcttattcacttttttttatgttttgaattttggtaaatgtggaattaaaggttgatatgttgccattactatgcaacgaaaattctttcaacTTTTATTGTTCGTTGTACCgtaacattaaaaatatgcttGTGAATttggtattgcatagtaaatatttatatgtgcaaaatcagtctAGGTGCTCTTTCTTACTGATACTGTCGCAGCAACAtcttttttcgttaaaatttatttctaaaattattgtaggtgcattaactaagtgaattattaaaaatttgaaaaattattaaatttgatatcagccgaggaacaagaaataatcataggaatgcattgAAGCGGTTCCAAAAAGcgtctagaccaaagcgacatcgaaactgtatgtaaaattttcttaaaaaccctACTAATTATGGTACATTGTGACGCAGCGGACGGAAGACAACATTGATGTTCGGTgcaaaaggatgattcgacggcttaCTGTTGCGGACCAAGTTAATActgaaaaacaagaaatataaatttggcaattatacataaaaatcagtttctcaaACACTCCTTCACggtacctaaaccaacgctaaagaaaggcacaataaagcacatttgaggtttgcaaataaataccaattctggaCCGATGACTGATAGAATATAGTCTTTATTGAAGAAAAGAATTAAATTTCGTCCGCCATCATTGCCAGTAGtagtataatagtaaaattcacATTTAGATTAGccaaaacttaaattttgttttatagtttaaaaaaattttaaatttgttagtttttttGAAAACCTGCATACccagaaatattttacaatattgttgtttttttctttctttttgcaaaaagttcttgcacatataattatttgtatgaggtaTTACATAGCTATTCGCTTGACCTTCTTTCAGATGTCACAACTTTGAGTTAGACTATTGAAAAGCTGTACGGatgtcttaaaatatttattcgtgCACTTTAGAATGTTCCACCAACGAACGCAGAAGAAAATCTTGCTGGTACAGCTCTTGCTATGCTTACTATACGTAGACTTTGTATACACCAATTTGCCTACAACAAAACAGTCCTTACTAACCAAGCTGACGCCGAAGCCATATGGGTCCGAAAATCCCTTCAAAAACTGCTATCAAAATAAATGTCAGTGCAAACGGAGAGAAATCAATGAATACTCAATCGATTGCTATTTTAGCGATCGCAATGGTGCAGTGacaattaatattattagcAAAATTACATGTACCGATATAACAATGAACTGTGAAGGCGATACCGAAGACATCGATTCGCTGCTGAGTCCAGTGACGAATGAATTGGTATATGCCACATATACCGACTTCTCGATGACTGACTGTCAACAACTGCCGGTCATGTTGCGACGTCCGAATGTCACTTACGTGGGTGATGTGTCATTTACAGGTGATATAACGATACCTGAGAAACTATTTTCGCACACAAACGGTTTGTTGCGGTTAGTGTTTAATGTAACAACGTCGAATAGGGAGCTTAAAGTGCCAGCGCAACTTTTTCAACCACTAACGGAACTGAAAAAATTGCGACTGATCGTTGTCAGTGACTCGCCTGTAGTTTCTTTACCACTCGAACTCATTCATAgtctaaaaactataaaaatacgcACGATTTTTGTGCTTCACACTGATATGAGTTACTACGAACGACTGAACTCGCAACACACGTCGTTACGAAATTTAACGAGCGCACATTTTCGTGATTGTCGTCGATTGAGGAATCTGTTTCTGGCTGGAAATCGTCTTGGAATGCttaattcaacaattttcaacacACTGCGCAATATGAACCATTTGAGTTTGAGTCTGAACGAGCTGCAAATTCTACCAGAAGATTTGTTCGTTGCCCAGCACAAACTGGTCATACTCGACTTGAGTATGAATGCCTTAACCTCACTACCCCCGCGTTTATTCGAGCATACGTCGTTGTTATGGAAATTACAGTTAGAATATAATCGCTTTCACACACCTACAAATATCATTGCCGCCTTACGCCCGCTACACTATCTTTACCAATTCGATTTGGAAATGAATGCGCTGACGAGCATTAGGGGTACCGGCATATACAGCAATCGCACGCTTTTAACACGTAGCGATATAAGAGAGCCAGCAACGGTACCCGCGTTCTTCGACTATGTGAATTATGATAAAGGCACTTACAATGAACGTAAACTTAATATTACCGTTATTAACCTAAGTAGAAATCGCATAACGCACTTCAACTTGGACTGGATTACCTGTGTTGATGGTTTAGCTTGCCCTTACGAGATGGATCTATCGtacaataacataaaaaatatttacgctgCTAGGCGGCCATCAAGCGCTACAAGCATGTGCGAGCGTATATTGAAATTAAGTCACAATAATTTGCATTGCGATTGCAAATTGGCTTGGTTGTATAGCAGCGATTTTCTGTCCGAAGATGTTGACTGGAGTTGCGCCATGCCGGCGCCGTTAGCGCGTAAGTCACTCAAACAGCTGCAACGCAGTCAACTCTGCTCTTGGGCGCCATCTTTTTGTCCGGCCGGCTGCGAGTGCAGCTATGATACTATAGCGCTTGTGGTGTATTGCACGTACGCGCGTCTTGAAAGCATTACGCAACTGCCACATCCCGCGCAATTTTCGCTCAACAGCAGCGCACTTTACATCGAACACAATAACTTTTACGAACTACCCACGAATATTATCTTGGGTTATGCGGAAGTGACACACATCTATGCCGCGCACAATCGGCTAGTCGCTTTGCAGCCAACGCATTTGCCCCGAAATGTGACCATGTTGGATGTGCGCGAAAATCAGCTTGAGCGTTTGAGTGTCGGCTTTTTGCGCGCATACCTAAATGAGAGCGCAACATTGCAAACATTATATCTTGGCGGCAATCCGTGGTTGTGCGATTGCGACTCAGAGGAACTATTGCGTACCGTGCGCTTGCAACGCGCACGCATACACGATGCCGAAAGTTTGATGTGCGCAAATTTCGCTAATGTGACGCTACTGGATGCACGCTTTGAGGAGATTTGTGAGACGCCCTTCCTGTATACCAGGCTGGTTGCGCCACTTATCGGCATGTTTAGCACATCCGTGGTTATACTGTCGCTTGTGGCGCTCTTCTATAAATACAAGTTATCGGTGAAAATTTGGTTATTCGCTCACAATATGTTTCTGTGTTGCATCAAAGAGCACGAGTTGGATAAGTATAAAACATTCGACGCTTTTATCTCATATGTACATCAAGACCAAGGATTTGTCAACACCGTATTGTTACGGGGTTTGGAGGAGGGACGCACCTGCTTTCGCATTTGCACATATGAATGCAATTGGCTGGCCGGCGTCTATATACCCGAGCAAATAATGGAATCGGTTGAACAATCGTGTCGCACGATTATTGTGCTTTCGCAACACTTCATCGAATCGGATTGGGGCGCATGGAGTTTCGTACCGCGCATCAGTGCGCTTTGAATGAGGGACGTGCGCGCATCATTATCATAAAGTATGGTGAGCTTACGGATACGACGCGTCTGGATAATGAATTGATGGCCTACATGAAGTTGAATACCTATCTAGAATGGAGTGACACGAGATTTTGGCCCAAGCTACGCTACGCTCTAAATTTGGTGTGGTTAGGAAATCAGGCATGCTAGACGTGAGCAGAAGAGTTTATGAACCGGAGAGTTTAGAGTTGAATGAACTGTATATTTAGTTtcgtaaaattatatatatgtatggtaaaAAAAATGACAACAGCTGATTTATCATTTCTGTGTTGTGCTGTTAATTGTGGCAAATATGTATGATCTCTGATCATAAATTGTTTTAAGAAAGTTCGTTAAAGTGATTCATTTGCGTTGCAacattcgaaattaaaattcacAGTTTTTTGATACATATGACTGTGAATTCTATCAAACTGGTataatagaatatttatttttaataaaaaaatcgtgcttaaactaaattttgtttCACATGAAACGTGTTTGGGCATTAGACCAAACTGGTATAACACTGacataaaactggtataaatttaaaaaaaaattgtgtacatTACTCTTTTCgtctttaaatgaaatttcgtTTCACATGAAACGTGTTTGGCATTATACCAAACTGGTATAACACTGacataaaactggtataaattaaaataacttgtGTACATTACTCTTTTCGTCTTTAAATGAACTTTTGTTTCACATGAAACGTGTTTGGGCATTATACCAAACTGGTATAACACTGatataaaactggtataaattaaaataaattgtgtacATTACTCTTTTCGTCTTTAAAAGAAATTTCGTTTCAGATGAAGAGTTTTGGGCATTATACCAAACAGGTATAAAACtggcataaattaaaataaattatgtaaatttctcTTTTGAAAGTTTTTGACACTAgcaacattatttttaaataaaacgaattggttatataatttatttaaacatgCCACACTCCAACTGATTTCTGGATTTATAACGTTTGActattcttattttatatatcacaCTGAcatgatacatatgtacatatgtatgtatctaaacTGCTAGGTGGTTAGCAACGCGAAATGGCGTATCTCTCCGTGGCCTATTTTCGTATATGAACGGGACGTCAGTGAAAGCGCCAGCCTATCCAAATTTTAAACGCATTTCCACCAGCTGCAACCATAAATCAAACACTCAGTGTCAAGTTATGTCAAAGTATTATAGACTCCCTTCCTTTGGATTCTCAACTACTTACGTAAaatggaaatatatgtatgcaatgaCCCAAgccgaaaaaagaaaaaatcaagagcaatgcaaaatatttgcgaAGATgattaaaggcaaataaatcaggaaaaaaaaagaacaacaacattgaTAGGCATAGGTTTAGTCTATGCACACTTATGTGATAAAAAAATGCGCGAAAGGGGTAAAACACACACGaatggcatatatgtatgtacatactatgaGATGTGCGTCTCACTGCaaagaagtgaaaaatgtatgaaaGCATTGCCAACGGTTGTCAGAGTGTGCGTGGCTGGAGAACTTATCGACAAAGCTGCCGCAATAATTTGTCATGCATACGCGCGCACCGAAAGACGGCAGGACGCTAACACAAGACGGCACTGAAACAAGCGAAATATTTACTTGAAAGCATAGATAGTCATAGAACAGTCAGCTCTGTTTagccgctattgttgttgtaacgcttaaaaatgcaaataaatcatTTACGTTGCAAATACACTCGAAATAATGCCACATTTGTACGCGTCTGCTCAAGGAGTAGCAGGAACAGCTCGAACTGTCAAATGCACGCATGCAGACAAGGAATGCCAGCTGCGCACCATTATCTTAAGCCGCCAATACTGGCGTGAAGTGTGTGGTGCCAGAGTGCGtcaacacacatgcatacaactATGCACAATAGGGTGATAATAAAATGTTTCTAACATGAGCGCGCAGCTACTCTAAACAAGAAGCGACTCAAACTGAAATGCATTTTTGAATGTAATGCTGTTGAAGTAAgggatgaaataaatattttggtgtTTTTATGAACCAACCTAGTAAATTCCGCTGCCAAATTTGGCGCGTAGGTAAGCCAGTTGAaaacataaatcaaaaattgttttctttacaaacacacatattttctcTTATTTCCGCAAAACATGCCATacagcctaaaagtatacttacACTATATGCGTTACTAATACGACAGCGTATTGCTAAAACTCCTTTATTGGATTATATTATATAGACAGTGGAGTGGGGAGTTAGCATCAGTGCTTTGGCAGAAAGTGATAGTGCTAACATATTGACGGTCGAATAAaagctttctttaaaaaatatatatatatatatcatttctatgtatatacatattaggttggcaaatatctcccttccgcctgtttgctctttattcaatgctttataaaaagtgttacagtgatcacctagcgccgtttcgttcgataatatgtttccatctagacggcaacttcataacacCCCCTCGTAGAAGGCCCCCTccatatttgcgaagaactcggacagccacttttcacaagcctcttttgagttcaactttacaccaccaagggcgttcgccatggacaggaaatggtggtaatcacttggcgctatgtccgggctatatggtggatgcgataaaacctcccatccgagctctcgtagcttctgacgagtcatcaacgaagtgtgtggtctggccaattctggaagctggtggtcgatcgcctgcttccagcggtccagttgttcgcagtagatagtagaattaagcgtttggccatatgggagcagctcctAGTTGATGATTccattccaatcccaccaaacaaaaaaaccagcaaaaccttcctggctgtcaatcccggcttggtcactgtttgggacaATTCACCGGCCTTTGACCACGaacgttttcgcttgatattgtcatatgCGATCGTGATCGTGATTTTTCGTACCAGTcaccattcgcttcaaaaatgggtcgagttcgttccgtttcagcagcatatcgcagccGTTGATTCGGTACAGaaatttttttgcgtcaaatcatgcgccATCCAAACATTAAGCTTTTTTGAGTATCCagacttctgcagatggtttgatGGTGACTAACAACCAgatatgccacatgccggtctaactagATGTTCTCCATGAATTGATTGGCATTCGTCGTCAcagcttatccatggtgtcgttttcacgcgctctgaatcgtcgaaaccattcctccgcagtttgatataatagagtaccatcccccaagaCACCATTAATcacacggaacgtttctctagcggatttgcctttaacgaaggaaatctttaaaatagcgcgaatttcggcgttagtgaactccatgtttacacgtctataactgttgaacgaaATATCTAAACCAATCATGCAAAGCGTCGGTTTGTAGGTtatctttcaaagatgtataatattgtcagatacgagctctgtagcgctttatacatagccacgTATATCAAAAGATAAAAAGAtgaaagggagatatttgcacaaccttcaacaatttttaacgaATTATTTTCGCAAAAAGAGGAGATCAGATTGAGACAGTTACTTACTTTgagaataaaaaaacacatgaaaaataaagttaaagatGATCATCACAAAAAAAAGAAGGCTCACAAAAATCCTATTTAATATAATCAAAGCGTTCGAACCCTTGCTAAGTACTTGGCTTCCCTATTATAGTCGACAACTTCATTTTAtccgacaaattgaagcatctAAAGAGCTTAAATGCACATTTAAGATGTTTAGTCGAAATACTATCACAAAAATAGTCAGAACGGCTGTGAATTCAGGGATATGCCAAGTTATGAACtctattaactttttttaaccGGGAACGCATATAGTTCTTACACAGCTACTAATCTGTAaatcttttataattataattatttataacagTGATCGTCGCCGGGTTAAGTTTGATCTTAACGAGTGACCTTCAAAATCCAAGTAAAATAGCAGTATATAAAATAGCGCGTCTTAATATAAttgttctttaaatatattgtgtTTCGAATTctgatttatttttcaataaaaatagtttgcaaataacaataaaaataatgaaaaggtGAAAAGCATAACAAAAGAGTTGGTCGGTCAATAGAAAACAGTCAAGTGACAATACAAATGCTCCAGCACaatgaaattctaaaaatattaaccaGTAAACATTTTGctctaaaatcgaaaaaaatttaaggcaACCTAGATAATTATATACAGATATCTGGTTTCGCAAAATTTGCAACCTAACCTCATTCCATAAAAAATcgctaaaatataatatacatatccaATAAAATCACTTTTATCATCAACACATCtcatattaaaatttagaaGTTAGTGCAAGATCTCGAGATAATAGCCGTAGACTATACTATACTAATAGACATGGACTGAGACTAGTACATTTTGAAACAATAAATCTCCAAATACACTCTAAAAATATTCCTTTGGGATgacctaataaaattaaagtaatgaaggtactaggtctacaactttgctttcgccgttttttttttttttgtaaatttaaggtgttttttgtataaaaacggttacaaaaatgttattcaaaatattggccgtcgctactACTTTttaccatctttctggcagcatgcgtattcagTGCAAATCTCAGGAAttcagaataagtttgggatacaaacagatctctacaaatattttgttgggttaatgttgacataaatgtccaagatcggtataaaacgatttaattgatttaatcgaccagtgcttgactctatagatatatattggaaatcggcggaagcaaagtagaCCTAATACTTTATTTAATGAGCGCTCCCGCATTCATATAAGGAAATTGGTAATCTAgtacattttctaaaaatactattttgaaagctaaatgttaaatatttgctGTAACAGAAATGGAAGAACCTCTATAGTATATGATCAGTGTTGACCGAAAACAAAGTCTATTAGAGTACCTGTAATATCCCCATTCTTTATAATGTATCGAAAACTTATTTGATTTTGTTCGCTGGGCAAAAAGATATAGTCTTTACCAACCGGCAGCCAATAGTTGTTCCCGTTGACACTCAATGATAACCAAGGGCAAGGACTTGACCACAGGTCAATTTCCAAAAtacattgcaaaatatttttctaactaGCGCAGCACTAGAAATACACCAAAGAAACAATAGAAGAACGAGTAAGCAGCACAGCAGGCGTAAAACTGCACGAAATGAGCAGTCACAGTCGACTAAGAGTAAGTGCGAGTATGTGTGTTGGGACTGCGTAGCTTTGTCTTCTGTTGACATTGTCTTTTGGCATTAAATGTTGCCAATGGTCAATGGTTTTTGTTGAAGAGCACTTCATAAGTATGTTTTTGAGTTGCAGGATTTCCTGTCGCGCAGCAGGagttaattgtaaacaaaaataaatcatttattaccAAATGAAAGGGCCTGAATAACAGTCAAACTTACTTGGCAACTACActcttttcatttatatataaatagtaaatatttgtttgaaaatagtGCTTCTTTTGATAGCTTTTAGTTTTCGAACGCAAAAGTGTTTGACCAATCCCACCGATGCACTATGACCCAGGATCAAATATGTGGTAAGAATTGTACGTATTTCTTCACtgctctgtgttgttgttgttcggaaTTACGTATGCGTTTGGCAGTTGCTAAGTGGACaattaaaaattccatttgATGAAGATATATTGAAATTCGTTTGGACAAGCAGGACTCTTGCCACGCCTTCACTGTAGTAGAGTAGTACTTTACATTTGAGAAAGttgaaatcattaatttttacaaacaaaaatagtttcttaattacttagatttataaaaagaaaacatacaTAAGCAATTGTCTTCAGCTCGGAACTGACTACTATTTTCGACCACGAACTGCTACCTCGTGAATATTCCCTCATAAAATGTCATTTCTTTGGTGAGTTCAAACGATAACTCAAGAACGGCTCTTATACTTTTggattctttaaaaatataatattaaacattttcgttATCTACATGTTTCGATGAATGAAAAATCTGGTGGATTCTACAAAGTAATAAATGACCCATGCAGTGATGTCTTTAGATGTCGAGACTGCAACAACGCCGTACCTGTGATCGATAAAAGGTAACAGATGTACCCCTCAGCCCGTAAGAAACGAGGGCtgaaaattaaacatattcAGGCGAACTCAAGCCTTACAACACGAGTAGGAAGAGACGAATGATCAAATACAGGTATTCTAtcctgaatttttttcttcgttatgGTTGTAGCTTGATTTCGTTGTAGAGAACACTATTGTAGCTATTACAACTTAGTCAGTTTTCCGAAGAGCGCTATCTTAACCATTAACTCAGATATAGACATTTTCTATAAAGTTTAGTAAAAAACGCCTCCAGCTACTTTCTGAAATCATTTAGTATCATCAAATTCGGAAACGTAAGATCTTAGTAGTCAGCAGAGGCTAGTTGTAATTTCGTAGAATAAAGACAATTATGAAAGGTGTTAGATTCTGCATATG
This genomic interval carries:
- the LOC128921958 gene encoding protein toll-like, coding for MNCEGDTEDIDSLLSPVTNELVYATYTDFSMTDCQQLPVMLRRPNVTYVGDVSFTGDITIPEKLFSHTNGLLRLVFNVTTSNRELKVPAQLFQPLTELKKLRLIVVSDSPVVSLPLELIHSLKTIKIRTIFVLHTDMSYYERLNSQHTSLRNLTSAHFRDCRRLRNLFLAGNRLGMLNSTIFNTLRNMNHLSLSLNELQILPEDLFVAQHKLVILDLSMNALTSLPPRLFEHTSLLWKLQLEYNRFHTPTNIIAALRPLHYLYQFDLEMNALTSIRGTGIYSNRTLLTRSDIREPATVPAFFDYVNYDKGTYNERKLNITVINLSRNRITHFNLDWITCVDGLACPYEMDLSYNNIKNIYAARRPSSATSMCERILKLSHNNLHCDCKLAWLYSSDFLSEDVDWSCAMPAPLARKSLKQLQRSQLCSWAPSFCPAGCECSYDTIALVVYCTYARLESITQLPHPAQFSLNSSALYIEHNNFYELPTNIILGYAEVTHIYAAHNRLVALQPTHLPRNVTMLDVRENQLERLSVGFLRAYLNESATLQTLYLGGNPWLCDCDSEELLRTVRLQRARIHDAESLMCANFANVTLLDARFEEICETPFLYTRLVAPLIGMFSTSVVILSLVALFYKYKLSVKIWLFAHNMFLCCIKEHELDKYKTFDAFISYVHQDQGFVNTVLLRGLEEGRTCFRICTYECNWLAGVYIPEQIMESVEQSCRTIIVLSQHFIESDWGAWSFVPRISAL